Part of the Labrenzia sp. PHM005 genome is shown below.
GCGGTTGAGGAGTTTATAGGGGCTGATGACGGGCTTAGCCGCCTCAAAGCCCCATCTTCTGCCGTGCTACATAAAGAGACAAGACCGCCGCATTCGACACATTGAGCGAGCGGATTTCACCGGGCATGTCGAGACGGGCGAGCAGGCCGCAGGCTTCCCGCACACCTTGGCGCACACCTTTGCCTTCCGATCCGAGAACCAGAACCGTCTTGTCGGTAAACTCGGTGTCTTCCAGGCTGGCCGGGCCGTCACTGTCCAGCGCGATGCAACCGAAGGCCTGGTCCTTCATTTCGGCAATAAAGCGGGCCATGTTTTTTACACGCACATGTTTGATCATGTCGAGCGCGCCGGAGGCGGATTTGGCAAGAACCGAGCCTTCTTCTGGTGCGTGGCGTTCGGTGGTGACGACAGCGTCTGCATCCAGAGCAACCGCTGAACGCAGGATCGCACCGACATTGTGCGGATCGGTCACCTGGTCGAGCGCAAGGATCAGCCGGGCACCTTTCAGATGTTCTGCGCCATAAGCGGGCAGGGGATCAGCTTCCAGGATCATGCCCTGGTGAACCGCGTCCTTGGTCACCATCCGGTCCAGTTCCTTGGGGCGCTTGTCCTCTATCGGAACGTCAATGGTGACACCGCGCTCCTTGAGCCGGTTCTGAGCGTTTTCGGTCGCATAGAGTTTCAGGCGTTTGCGGTCTTTGTTGGCAAAAGCCGCTTCCACTGTGTGAAGGCCATATAAAAGCACCGGGCCTTCCGGCGGCAATCCAGGGCGGCGCGGTCCCGGTTTGCCGGAGTTTTTTGAAAAGCGGCCCTGGCCCTTGTTGGGGCCTGGGCGCGATTTTTTCCATGCAGGTCTTTTGTCGTCAGTCATGCTGCCTGCTGTAACCCCAATTATCCGTTAGGGGAAGAGGCTGCCGGGTTCGGGAAGATCATGCAGCTGACAGCGCCGTGGGCAATCAGCTTGCCGTTGGCATCTCTCAGTTCACCTTCAGACGTCGCCAGGCGCGAGCCGCGATGGACAATCCGGCCTTCACAAGTGACTTCGCCGCTGCCCGGTTTTAACGGGCGGACCATATTCACGGTGAGGGATGTCGTCGTGTAAAACTCACCCGGTTCAAGGCACGTATGAACCGCGCAGCTGAGTGCTGTGTCGATCAGTGTGGAGATCCAGCCGCCATGAACCGTACCGAGTGGATTTAAGAACTGCTTTTCAGGAACGCCGGTAAATACAGCGCGGCCATGCTCAAATTCCTTAATCCGGATATTGGAGTGGATCATCATTGGTGGGGCCGGCAATTTGCCGTCCTTCATCAATTCAAAAATCTGCAGGCCTGAGATACCGGCCACCTGCTGCTTTGGCAGGGCATCGATTATATGGGTCTTGCCGTTTTCGGTGATCGTGTCTGGAAGGCTCATAGGTCTTTTCCTTTAAAATGTCTGTGACGGTTCTGTCGTGTGTGCTGGACGCTCAGGAGGAGGTGGAGCGGTGAGCTGTGTTCTTCGGCGGCGCATTTTTGTCTGGGTCCGTCTGTTCCAGGTGTTTGACGGTTCTTCTCAGGGCTGACAGATGGCCCCGGATCGCTTCGGCTGTTTCTTCGCCCAGTT
Proteins encoded:
- a CDS encoding RNA methyltransferase, which encodes MTDDKRPAWKKSRPGPNKGQGRFSKNSGKPGPRRPGLPPEGPVLLYGLHTVEAAFANKDRKRLKLYATENAQNRLKERGVTIDVPIEDKRPKELDRMVTKDAVHQGMILEADPLPAYGAEHLKGARLILALDQVTDPHNVGAILRSAVALDADAVVTTERHAPEEGSVLAKSASGALDMIKHVRVKNMARFIAEMKDQAFGCIALDSDGPASLEDTEFTDKTVLVLGSEGKGVRQGVREACGLLARLDMPGEIRSLNVSNAAVLSLYVARQKMGL
- a CDS encoding PaaI family thioesterase, with product MSLPDTITENGKTHIIDALPKQQVAGISGLQIFELMKDGKLPAPPMMIHSNIRIKEFEHGRAVFTGVPEKQFLNPLGTVHGGWISTLIDTALSCAVHTCLEPGEFYTTTSLTVNMVRPLKPGSGEVTCEGRIVHRGSRLATSEGELRDANGKLIAHGAVSCMIFPNPAASSPNG